From Plasmodium malariae genome assembly, chromosome: 8:
ACATCAAAATGTTTgaacataaattataatataaagacCATAGAAGATGGTGCATCTATTTTTTGCCCCCAGTGTAATATCCCTTTTAACTCGAAGATAAGAATAAATCCATGCTACcatattatttgtaataagTGTTATGAGCTATGTGTACAACAACAGAGTTGTTTATTATGTAACAGTGAAATAAACGATGtcgattttatttttataaatgataaaatttttatatgtccATATAACGATTGTAAGAAAGGCTATTTCAATGAAAAGAGTTATAActaccatatatattttaaacaccaatttttaaaagaaaataaattgcGCATGGATGATAGTAGAAGTAGAAGTAGTAGAAGTAGAAGTAGTCGAAGTagaagtagtagtagtagaaGTAGTAGTATTAGTGATTCACAGCATGGCATAGATGGATTATCATTAACATCTCCTAGTAACGAAATGGGGAGAAATAATGTTTTCATCCCTTCTAGTAGTAGCAATATAGTAGGATACAATACCGGTGATATAAGtaataaagaattaatatatgaacaaagaaaaaataatatgaacaattaCTACAACGATATAGGAAGAGGAAACAATGTAAACGTAACAGAAGGGAAGAAAGATTCCTTTCCTATGGAAAAAACTAATACAAccatgatgatgatgatgatgatgaaaaATCAAATgcaagaaaataattttaacgtTAATAGTACAGTTCCGGACAGCAGCTTTGCTAGTGGTGCAACTCGTACAAATAAAGAGGAACCGATAATTGGTAGTTACAACGGTAGTAGTGCTGCTAATGCTAGCGGCCTTGATGCTGGAGGTACGAATGCTAGCTGCAGTGGTTTTAGAGGAGCTAGTGCTAATGCTAGTCTATGTGCCACCAGTTTAAATGATAACTTCACTAACCAAGTTCAAATTGTAGACAAATGGAATTACACTGGCTTTCCTTTCAAATCGAACTTCAACTCCTTTAATATTCCATCAGATGAAAATATACCCGCTAAAGCGAATAACGAAAGCAGTAAGGATAATCAAGGGGATGATTATGACAACCTGGAGGATTTGATGTGAGAAGAAGTCATATTATGCCGCTGGTATTAGTTTCTTAGGGAGAATGAACGGGAGTCTTTAAGTTTTGAGTGAATCTCCATTGTGGAGTACAgtgtctatatatatatatatacatatgtacgtgtatggtattatatgcatatgtatgtgcatggttatatatgtacgtgtatgGTTTTAGATTACATCCATTTCATACACATATTTGGAAGTAAGTTTATAATCGCGCTGATGAAGAAACAGGCAAAGCACTAATGCACCtagtttttgttttatgttaAAAAGTGTATTATAGGAAGAGGAAacaaacagaaaaaatataataaaaaataaaataaatttttgctCTAATCCGTAAAGATGTACTTCCTTTTGTCATGGCAGAACATCGGAGTGGATGGAATGACGATCTTTTGCGGCTTGTAGTGATCTAAAAATTGGGAATTAGGGAAAGGAAAATGGGAAAATGAAAGAAGggaaagcaaaaaaaatgcacatatgtgtatgtgtacatatacatgggCGTATTTTGTGCGTGTGTATTTATGTGTGTTCTATGGTGAAACGATCAATTGACACTCGATACTCGGGAAGAAAGCCAAAGCGTGCAGCTGTTTGAGGAGGCTTTCCAATAAGGAGCTGTGTGAATCCATTTGCTCTTATGTGCATGTGCGCGCAtgtttgtttttgtttttttgtgcGTATTTTGTATACTTATTTTTGCATGTTTATTCTTTATGCATATCCATTATGCATTTCCTTTGTGCTTATTACgttttgctttttttcgtttatctcatttttttatctaattttttttttttttttttttttttttttgtgcttCCGTTCTTTTTGCATGGGCGTACCCTTGAGGAGGTTGTTGAGGAGGAGGGCGAAGGAACCGAGGAAAATCATGAGTATGGAGATCAACTCGATGGTGAAACTAAAGGTGCTGTCGAAAACATCAAGCATGTCGATAAAATACTCCTTGGTGttatagattataataacaattaaCATTGATGagtttacatatttaaaaaagaaattccaaaaaaaaggaatatatttcTGTTCACTACCAGACATGGcaatgttcatattttttcttaaaatttctaAATT
This genomic window contains:
- the PmUG01_08040300 gene encoding zinc finger protein, putative; this translates as MNAFASGPGNYRNRTLNVTSKCLNINYNIKTIEDGASIFCPQCNIPFNSKIRINPCYHIICNKCYELCVQQQSCLLCNSEINDVDFIFINDKIFICPYNDCKKGYFNEKSYNYHIYFKHQFLKENKLRMDDSRSRSSRSRSSRSRSSSSRSSSISDSQHGIDGLSLTSPSNEMGRNNVFIPSSSSNIVGYNTGDISNKELIYEQRKNNMNNYYNDIGRGNNVNVTEGKKDSFPMEKTNTTMMMMMMMKNQMQENNFNVNSTVPDSSFASGATRTNKEEPIIGSYNGSSAANASGLDAGGTNASCSGFRGASANASLCATSLNDNFTNQVQIVDKWNYTGFPFKSNFNSFNIPSDENIPAKANNESSKDNQGDDYDNLEDLM